The proteins below are encoded in one region of Aquisphaera giovannonii:
- a CDS encoding efflux RND transporter periplasmic adaptor subunit translates to MNPFAFAMRRPFAALFLLLALAAGGVLGLAKMHAAGVSPIKSPRVNEYLASIDTHADRIKEKVVSHLEAYLHPKAVERHEEHHKIVVTSPEATDVTLTRNYVCQIHSKQHIKVCAMEGGYLTQILIQEGQRVRKGDVMFKVVPTLYESKLKAEMAEAQLARLEYNYTKKLSEEKVISPNEVALLQAKMERAQAKAALAQAELNFTDVRAPFDGIVDRLHEQLGSLIKEGDVLTTLSDNSTMWVYFNVPEADYLAYMEAAERSADQKVELVLANHETFSQVGRISAIEAKFNNETGNIPFRADFPNPKGLLRHGQTGNVMLSHVSHNAVVIPQRSVFEVLAKRYVYVVDKDDVVHQREITVRHEMDDIFVIDKGLAPGEKIVLEGGRQIHDGEKVEYEFNPPALVMANLKFKAE, encoded by the coding sequence ATGAACCCGTTTGCCTTTGCCATGCGGCGGCCCTTCGCGGCCCTCTTCCTGCTGCTCGCCCTCGCGGCGGGCGGCGTCCTCGGGCTGGCGAAGATGCATGCCGCCGGCGTCTCGCCGATCAAGTCGCCCCGGGTGAACGAGTATCTCGCCTCCATCGACACCCACGCCGACCGGATCAAGGAGAAGGTCGTCTCCCACCTCGAGGCCTACCTCCACCCCAAGGCCGTGGAGCGCCACGAGGAGCACCACAAGATCGTGGTCACCAGCCCCGAGGCGACGGACGTGACCCTCACGCGGAACTACGTCTGCCAGATCCATTCGAAGCAGCACATCAAGGTCTGCGCGATGGAGGGCGGCTACCTGACCCAGATCCTCATCCAGGAGGGCCAGCGGGTCAGGAAGGGCGACGTGATGTTCAAGGTCGTCCCGACCCTCTACGAGTCGAAGCTGAAGGCCGAGATGGCCGAGGCCCAGCTCGCCAGGCTCGAGTACAACTACACCAAGAAGCTGTCCGAGGAGAAGGTGATCTCCCCCAACGAGGTGGCGCTCCTCCAGGCCAAGATGGAGAGGGCCCAGGCCAAGGCGGCCCTGGCGCAGGCGGAGCTCAACTTCACCGACGTCCGGGCGCCGTTCGACGGCATCGTCGATCGCCTGCACGAGCAGCTCGGCAGCCTGATCAAGGAGGGCGACGTCCTCACGACGCTGTCCGACAACAGCACCATGTGGGTGTACTTCAACGTGCCCGAGGCCGACTACCTCGCCTACATGGAGGCCGCCGAGCGCAGCGCGGACCAGAAGGTCGAGCTCGTGCTGGCGAACCACGAGACGTTCTCGCAGGTGGGCAGGATCAGCGCGATCGAGGCCAAGTTCAACAACGAGACCGGCAACATCCCCTTCCGGGCCGACTTCCCGAACCCGAAGGGCCTGCTCCGCCACGGCCAGACCGGCAACGTGATGCTCAGCCACGTGTCGCACAACGCCGTCGTCATCCCCCAGCGGTCGGTCTTCGAGGTCCTCGCCAAGCGGTACGTCTACGTCGTGGACAAGGACGACGTGGTGCACCAGCGCGAGATCACGGTCCGGCACGAGATGGACGACATCTTCGTCATCGACAAGGGCCTCGCGCCGGGCGAGAAGATCGTCCTGGAGGGCGGGCGCCAGATCCACGACGGCGAGAAGGTGGAGTACGAGTTCAACCCGCCGGCGCTCGTCATGGCCAACCTCAAGTTCAAGGCGGAATAG
- a CDS encoding helix-turn-helix transcriptional regulator, with protein MRHSYRVFSIANAGWSQAMAPRTPDRSRSTWTFLSNHGNVLLAVARNPDATLREVANLVGITERAVQRIIADLEAACYLERVRSGRRNHYNIHPELPLRLPVGSHRDIGALIELVCDPPPRPGV; from the coding sequence ATGCGACATTCCTATCGTGTATTTTCTATCGCGAATGCCGGGTGGAGTCAAGCGATGGCACCTCGTACGCCCGATCGTAGCCGCTCAACCTGGACCTTCCTCAGCAACCACGGGAACGTCCTCCTCGCCGTCGCTCGCAATCCCGATGCCACACTTCGCGAGGTCGCCAATCTGGTCGGCATCACCGAGCGGGCGGTCCAGAGGATCATCGCCGACCTGGAGGCCGCTTGCTACCTCGAGCGCGTCCGCAGCGGCCGGCGAAATCACTACAACATTCACCCGGAATTGCCCTTGCGTCTCCCGGTCGGCTCCCATCGCGATATCGGGGCATTGATTGAACTCGTGTGCGATCCGCCCCCGCGTCCCGGCGTCTGA
- a CDS encoding Gfo/Idh/MocA family protein, protein MSGAAGPPAPPLRLGMAGLVHGHAAGFLGRYRNSKEVDLVGVAEPDRGVAARYVKDSRIDPDRLHPSLEAMLDRAKPEAVVAFTSTAGHLGVVEACAARKIPVMMEKPLAVGVEQARAIERAAAGAGIPVLVNYETTWYPSNRAAYALAKEEKALGEIRKVVVHDGHRGPKEIGVQPEFLDWLTDPERNGAGALFDFGCYGANLMTWLMDDARPTSVTAVTRQFKPETYPRVDDEATILLEYPGAQAILQASWNWPFDRKDMEVYGRTGQVLTVGLGGLRVRLAGKAEEHRQAPPLPPPEDDFLRYLAAVVRGTIKPSGLSSLRNNLIVVEILDAARRSAATGRAVQLG, encoded by the coding sequence ATGAGCGGAGCCGCCGGCCCCCCCGCGCCGCCTCTGCGGCTGGGCATGGCCGGGCTCGTGCACGGGCATGCGGCGGGGTTCCTGGGGCGATACCGCAACTCGAAGGAGGTCGACCTCGTCGGCGTCGCCGAGCCCGATCGCGGGGTCGCGGCGCGCTACGTCAAGGATTCGCGGATCGATCCGGACCGCCTGCATCCCTCGCTGGAGGCGATGCTCGACCGGGCGAAGCCCGAGGCCGTGGTCGCCTTCACGAGCACGGCCGGGCACCTCGGCGTGGTCGAGGCGTGCGCCGCGAGGAAGATCCCGGTGATGATGGAGAAGCCGCTCGCGGTGGGCGTCGAGCAGGCCCGGGCCATCGAGCGGGCGGCGGCCGGGGCGGGCATCCCCGTCCTGGTGAATTACGAGACGACGTGGTATCCGTCCAATCGCGCCGCCTACGCGCTGGCGAAGGAAGAGAAGGCGCTGGGCGAGATCCGCAAGGTCGTCGTCCACGACGGCCACCGCGGGCCGAAGGAGATCGGCGTGCAGCCGGAGTTCCTGGACTGGCTGACCGACCCGGAACGGAACGGCGCCGGGGCCCTCTTCGACTTCGGATGCTACGGCGCCAACCTGATGACCTGGCTGATGGACGACGCGAGGCCGACGTCGGTCACCGCCGTGACCCGGCAGTTCAAGCCCGAGACCTACCCCAGGGTGGATGACGAGGCGACGATCCTCCTGGAGTACCCCGGGGCGCAGGCGATCCTCCAGGCGTCGTGGAACTGGCCGTTCGACCGCAAGGACATGGAGGTCTACGGCCGGACGGGCCAGGTGCTGACCGTCGGCCTCGGCGGCCTGCGCGTCCGCCTGGCGGGGAAGGCCGAGGAGCATCGCCAGGCCCCGCCGCTCCCCCCGCCGGAGGACGACTTCCTCCGCTACCTCGCCGCGGTGGTCCGCGGCACCATCAAGCCGTCCGGCCTCTCGTCGCTGCGGAACAACCTCATCGTGGTCGAGATCCTCGACGCCGCCCGCCGCTCCGCCGCCACCGGCCGGGCGGTGCAGTTGGGCTGA
- a CDS encoding efflux RND transporter permease subunit: MFAKILHRPALAIVISILILFLGGLSITTLPISQFPDVAPPSVLVTVAYPGASANVLVDSVLVILEQAINGVADMRYMVSAATSAGEATIMIIFEPGTDANVAVLNVQNRVQTVKQRLPPLVELEGIVVMQSMTSMLMYVNIYSTDPGHDQNFLYNFSFVNLLPEIKRVRGIGSATILGSRQYAMRVWLDIDRMRAYNIGAEDVMKAVGEQSMIGSPGRLGQATGVKSQTMEYVLTWVGRYDKPELYENIILKANPDGEVLRLKDVAKVDLSASYYNIYSDIDGHPSAAIVLKQLPGTNASVVIEQVKERLKEIQEATFPPGMKFEVSYDVSSFLEASIEQVLHTLFEAFVLVSLVVFLFLGDARSTLIPTLAVPVSLIGSFFCLKTFGLSINLITLFALVLAIGVVVDDAIVVVEAVHAKMHERHLSPYRATWEVMGEISGAIIAITLVMTAVFVPVTFMTGPVGTFYRQFGITMAVSIVLSGIVALTLTPVLCAMILKPHTGHKKRGPLALFLRAFDRLVEKVTGGYAGLVRRIVTRRVLTAAIIGAFAFGIFAVNTQLPSGFIPLEDQGMIYGILQTPPGSTIEYTNAKSHELQDIAKKIDGVNSVSSLAGYEVLTEGRGSNAGTCLINLKPWSERKMTSKQIIEQLEHDCAVMSNVKLEFFEPPAVPGFGAAGGFSVRVLDKTNTMNYLKLGEVTDKFMAALGKRPEVKGLFTFFASNYPQYEIVINNDVAMQKGVSIKKAMDNLSILVGSTWEQGFVRFGQFYKVFVQALPEFRRYPEDFKNIFVKNEKGDMVPYSSFMTLKKQQGLNEINRYNLYPSAAIQGAPNTGFSSGQAIQAIKEVAAETLPPGYGLGWEALSYDEANKGNLATFIFLIVVAFVYLVLVGQYESFILPLAVILSLPVGIFGSFLFLRAMGLSNDVYAQIGLVMLVGLLGKNAILIVEFAVQRNHEGLSIEEAAIEGGKLRFRPILMTSFAFIAGLIPLVRASGPGAIGNRTIGSTAVGGMLVGTVIGVLVIPGLYFLFGKLNEGRSLLDKDEAEISTLPVTEIFEHGGHHAHAHAHGHDGHAAHGGHADHGGHAGHGGHDGHAV, translated from the coding sequence ATGTTCGCAAAAATCCTCCACAGGCCCGCGCTGGCGATCGTCATCTCGATCCTGATCCTGTTCCTGGGCGGGCTGTCCATCACGACCCTGCCCATCTCCCAGTTCCCCGACGTCGCCCCGCCCAGCGTGCTCGTCACGGTGGCCTACCCCGGCGCCAGCGCCAACGTGCTGGTGGACTCCGTGCTGGTCATCCTGGAGCAGGCCATCAACGGCGTGGCCGACATGCGCTACATGGTCTCCGCCGCCACCAGCGCCGGCGAGGCGACCATCATGATCATCTTCGAGCCCGGCACCGACGCGAACGTGGCGGTCCTGAACGTGCAGAACCGCGTCCAGACCGTGAAGCAGCGGCTCCCGCCCCTGGTGGAGCTGGAAGGCATCGTCGTCATGCAGTCCATGACGAGCATGCTGATGTACGTGAACATCTACAGCACCGATCCGGGCCACGACCAGAACTTCCTCTACAACTTCTCCTTCGTCAACCTCCTGCCCGAGATCAAGCGGGTGCGCGGCATCGGCAGCGCCACGATCCTCGGCAGCCGCCAGTACGCCATGCGGGTCTGGCTCGACATCGACCGCATGCGGGCCTACAACATCGGCGCCGAGGACGTGATGAAGGCGGTGGGCGAGCAGAGCATGATAGGCTCCCCCGGCCGCCTGGGCCAGGCGACCGGGGTGAAGTCGCAGACGATGGAGTACGTGCTCACCTGGGTGGGGCGGTACGACAAGCCCGAGTTGTATGAGAACATCATCCTCAAGGCGAACCCCGACGGCGAGGTCCTGCGGCTCAAGGACGTCGCCAAGGTGGACCTGAGCGCCTCGTACTACAACATCTACTCGGACATCGACGGCCACCCGTCGGCGGCCATCGTCCTCAAGCAGCTCCCCGGCACGAACGCCTCGGTCGTCATCGAGCAGGTGAAGGAGCGGCTCAAGGAGATCCAGGAGGCGACCTTCCCGCCGGGCATGAAGTTCGAGGTCAGCTACGACGTCTCGAGCTTCCTCGAGGCCTCGATCGAGCAGGTGCTCCACACCCTGTTCGAGGCCTTCGTGCTGGTCTCGCTCGTCGTCTTCCTGTTCCTCGGCGACGCGCGGTCCACCCTGATCCCGACGCTGGCGGTCCCGGTCTCGCTCATCGGCAGCTTCTTCTGCCTGAAGACGTTCGGCCTCTCGATCAACCTCATCACGCTCTTCGCGCTGGTGCTGGCGATCGGCGTCGTCGTGGACGACGCCATCGTGGTGGTCGAGGCGGTTCACGCCAAGATGCACGAGAGGCACCTCTCGCCGTATCGGGCGACCTGGGAGGTCATGGGGGAGATCAGCGGCGCGATCATCGCCATCACCCTCGTGATGACCGCGGTGTTCGTCCCGGTGACGTTCATGACCGGGCCGGTCGGCACGTTCTACCGCCAGTTCGGCATCACGATGGCCGTGTCCATCGTCCTCTCCGGCATCGTGGCCCTCACGCTCACGCCGGTCCTCTGCGCGATGATCCTGAAGCCCCACACCGGCCACAAGAAGCGCGGGCCGCTGGCCCTCTTCCTGCGGGCGTTCGACCGCCTGGTCGAGAAGGTCACCGGCGGCTACGCCGGGCTCGTCCGCCGGATCGTGACGCGCCGGGTGCTGACCGCGGCGATCATCGGCGCCTTCGCGTTCGGCATCTTCGCGGTCAACACGCAGCTGCCGTCCGGCTTCATCCCGCTCGAGGACCAGGGGATGATCTACGGCATCCTCCAGACGCCGCCGGGCTCGACGATCGAGTACACCAACGCCAAGTCGCACGAGCTGCAGGACATCGCCAAGAAGATCGACGGGGTCAACTCGGTCTCCTCGCTGGCCGGCTACGAGGTGCTCACGGAGGGCCGCGGCTCCAACGCCGGGACCTGCCTCATCAACCTCAAGCCCTGGTCCGAGCGGAAGATGACCTCCAAGCAGATCATCGAGCAGCTCGAGCACGACTGCGCGGTGATGTCCAACGTCAAGCTCGAGTTCTTCGAGCCCCCCGCGGTGCCGGGCTTCGGGGCGGCGGGCGGCTTCTCCGTCCGCGTCCTGGACAAGACGAACACGATGAACTACCTGAAGCTCGGCGAGGTGACCGACAAGTTCATGGCCGCCCTGGGCAAGCGCCCGGAGGTGAAGGGCCTGTTCACCTTCTTCGCCAGCAACTACCCGCAGTACGAGATCGTCATCAACAACGACGTCGCCATGCAGAAGGGCGTCTCGATCAAGAAGGCGATGGACAACCTGTCCATCCTCGTGGGCAGCACCTGGGAGCAGGGCTTCGTCCGGTTCGGCCAGTTCTACAAGGTGTTCGTGCAGGCCCTGCCGGAGTTCCGGAGGTACCCCGAGGACTTCAAGAACATCTTCGTCAAGAACGAGAAGGGGGACATGGTCCCGTACTCCTCGTTCATGACCCTGAAGAAGCAGCAGGGCCTCAACGAGATCAACCGCTACAACCTGTACCCCTCGGCCGCCATCCAGGGCGCCCCGAACACCGGCTTCAGCAGCGGCCAGGCGATCCAGGCGATCAAGGAGGTCGCCGCCGAGACCCTGCCGCCGGGCTACGGCCTGGGCTGGGAGGCCCTCTCCTACGACGAGGCGAACAAGGGGAACCTGGCGACCTTCATCTTCCTGATCGTCGTGGCCTTCGTGTACCTCGTGCTGGTCGGCCAGTACGAGAGCTTCATCCTGCCGCTGGCCGTGATCCTGTCGCTGCCGGTGGGCATCTTCGGGTCGTTCCTGTTCCTGAGGGCCATGGGGCTCTCCAACGACGTCTACGCCCAGATCGGCCTGGTCATGCTCGTCGGCCTGCTGGGCAAGAACGCGATCCTCATCGTCGAGTTCGCCGTCCAGCGGAATCACGAGGGCCTCAGCATCGAGGAGGCGGCCATCGAGGGCGGCAAGCTGCGCTTCCGGCCGATCCTCATGACGTCCTTCGCCTTCATCGCCGGCCTGATCCCCCTGGTCCGCGCCAGCGGCCCCGGGGCGATCGGCAACCGCACGATCGGCTCCACGGCGGTCGGCGGCATGCTCGTGGGCACGGTGATCGGCGTGCTGGTCATCC